A portion of the Colius striatus isolate bColStr4 chromosome 1, bColStr4.1.hap1, whole genome shotgun sequence genome contains these proteins:
- the LRIG3 gene encoding leucine-rich repeats and immunoglobulin-like domains protein 3: MAGSEHTKDLSHNKLSSIKISLLDHLHSLQEVKLNNNELDIIPDLGPASANITLLSLTNNKIANILSEHLKLFQSLETLDLSNNNISELKISSFPSLQLKYLYINSNRITSMEPGTFDNLSTTLQVLKLNRNKISAIPQKMFKLSHLQHLELSRNKIRKIDGLTFQGLPALKSLKLQRNGVTRLMDGAFWGLTNMEVLQLDHNNLTEVTKGWLYGLLMLQQLHLSQNAISRISPDAWEFCQKLSELDLTSNHLARLDDSSFVGLSVLVGLYIGNNKVNYIADCAFRGLSSLQTLDLKNNEISWTIEDTNGAFSGLDKLRKLVLQGNRIRSITKKAFSGLDALEHLDLSNNAIMSVQGNAFSEMKKLQELHLNTSSLLCDCQLKWLPQWMSENNFQSFVNATCAHPQLLKGRSIFAVSLDGFVCDDFPKPQITVQPETQSAIKGSNLSFVCSAASSSDSPMTFAWKKDNELLQDAEMENYAHLRAQGGEVMEYTTILRLRNVEFSNEGKYQCVISNHFGSSYSVKAKLTVNMMPSFTKMPMDLTIRAGAMARLECAAVGHPIPQIAWQKDGGTDFPAARKRRMHVMPEDDVFFIVDVKIEDTGVYSCTAQNTAGSISANATLTVLETPSFLRPLLDRTVTKGETAVLQCIAGGSPPPRLNWTKDDSPLVVTERHFFAAGNQLLIIVDTDVEDAGKYTCEMSNTLGTERGNIRLNVIPTPTCDSPQNISPSLDDDGWATVGIVIIAVVCCVVGTSLVWVVIIYHTRRRNEDCSITNTDETNLPADIPSYLSSQGTLAERQDGYGSSESGSHHQFLTSSVGGYFLQQRDSNGICHLDNGSETDLEGVADPFLCQYLGTSGILYLKGNTYGSEAFEAYSASCSPDQRTACMDTYESGYLKKKECYQYSPSLEDPFDQCTGIIGMQATTSKLINSMFTQNEGTRLKSKSLNSDTFDLNKSLEPSSIISNSTFMGTFGKPLWRPQLDSLSSCRQPANCQPKTSCKNPHASLDFDAEAEEDGKERTVSRRENSIYAYKQSFENFRTSTFQSCDLDT, translated from the exons GTACATTAACAGTAACCGAATAACCTCCATGGAGCCTGGTACCTTTGACAATTTGTCTACCACACTTCAAGTATTGAAACTGAACAGGAACAAAATTTCAGCAATCCCTCAAAAGATGTTTAAGCTCTCCCATCTGCAGCACCT GGAGCTGAGTCGCaacaaaattagaaaaatagATGGGCTTACGTTCCAAGGACTTCCAGCTTTGAAATCATTAAAACTGCAGAGAAATGGAGTTACTAGACTCATGGATGGTGCTTTCTGGGGATTGACCAACATGGAAGTCTT gCAGCTGGACCATAACAACTTAACAGAGGTAACCAAAGGCTGGCTTTATGGCTTACTGATGCTGCAGCAACTCCATCTTAGCCAAAATGCCATCAGTAGGATCAGTCCTGATGCCTGGGAATTTTGCCAAAAACTCAGTGAGCT AGATTTGACATCTAATCACTTAGCAAGGCTAGATGATTCAAGCTTCGTTGGTTTAAGCGTGTTGGTTGGACTGTACATTGGAAACAACAAAGTAAATTACATTGCTGATTGTGCCTTCCGGGGACTTTCCAGTCTACAGACTTT AGATctgaaaaacaatgaaatatcATGGACTATTGAAGATACGAATGGTGCCTTCTCTGGCCTAGATAAACTTAGGAAGCT AGTACTCCAAGGAAACAGGATTAGATCCATTacaaagaaagcattttctggTTTGGATGCACTTGAACACCT agATCTAAGTAACAATGCAATTATGTCAGTTCAAGGAAAtgcattttcagaaatgaagaaaCTCCAAGAATT GCATTTAAATACATCGAGTCTCTTGTGTGACTGCCAGTTAAAATGGCTACCACAGTGGATGTCAGAGAACAACTTTCAGAGCTTTGTAAATGCCACTTGTGCCCATCCTCAGCTGCTAAAAGGGAGAAGTATTTTTGCTGTCAGCCTGGATGGATTTGTCTGTG ATGATTTTCCTAAACCACAGATCACCGTCCAGCCAGAAACCCAGTCAGCAATCAAAGGCTCCAATTTGAGTTTTGTATgttcagcagccagcagcagtgaTTCCCCAATGACTTTTGCATGGAAGAAAGACAACGAATTGTTACAAGATGCTGAAATGGAGAATTATGCACACCTCCGGGCACAGGGTGGTGAAGTGATGGAGTACACTACCATCCTTCGCCTGCGCAACGTTGAATTCAGTAATGAAGGGAAATACCAGTGTGTTATTTCAAATCATTTTGGTTCATCCTACTCTGTCAAAGCCAAACTTACAGTAAACA TGATGCCTTCATTTACAAAGATGCCCATGGACTTGACCATTCGTGCTGGGGCAATGGCCCGTTTGGAGTGTGCTGCTGTTGGGCATCCCATCCCACAGATCGCTTGGCAGAAAGATGGGGGAACAGATTTCCCTGCGGCACGCAAGAGGCGCATGCACGTCATGCCTGAAGACGATGTGTTCTTCATCGTGGACGTGAAGATCGAGGACACGGGCGTTTATAGCTGCACAGCTCAAAACACAGCAGGAAGCATTTCAGCCAATGCCACGTTAACAGTGTTAG aaacacCATCATTCCTGCGGCCTTTGCTGGATCGAACTGTAACAAAAGGTGAAACCGCAGTGTTACAGTGTATTGCTGGTGGTAGCCCTCCACCCCGGCTGAACTGGACTAAGGATGACAGCCCTCTCGTGGTAACGGAAAGACATTTCTTTGCTGCAGGCAACCAGTTACTAATTATTGTGGATACAGATGTAGAAGATGCTGGGAAGTATACTTGTGAGATGTCTAATACGCTTGGAACGGAACGAGGCAACATCCGCCTTAATGTAATTCCTACTCCCACCTGTGATTCTCCTCAAAACATTTCCCCATCACTTGATGATGACGGATGGGCCACAGTTGGCATTGTGATCATAGCTGTGgtttgctgtgtggtgggcactTCCTTGGTGTGGGTGGTCATCATCTACCACACCAGAAGGAGAAACGAAGATTGCAGCATCACAAATACAG ATGAAACAAATTTGCCTGCTGACATTCCAAGTTACCTGTCATCCCAGGGGACACTGGCTGAAAGGCAGGATGGATATGGTTCATCTGAAAGTGGCAGTCATCATCAGTTCCTCACATCTTCTGTGGGAGGGTATTTCTTGCAGCAGAGGGACAGTAATG gcatTTGCCACCTAGATAATGGCAGTGAAACAGACTTGGAGGGTGTTGCAGATCCATTCCTATGCCAATATCTGGGGACTTCAGggattttgtatttaaaaggaaacacataTGGCTCTGAGGCCTTTGAAGCATACAGTGCAA gtTGCAGCCCTGACCAAAGAACAGCGTGCATGGACACTTACGAATCTGGATATTTGAAAAAGAAGGAATGCTATCAGTACTCACCGTCACTGGAAGATCCCTTTGACCAGTGTACTGGCATTATTGGGATGCAGGCTACAACTAGCAAATTGATTAATTCCATGTTCACTCAAAATGAAGGAACTagactgaaaagcaaaagtCTGAACTCAGACACATTTGATTTAAACAAAAGTTTGGAACCCTCATCTATTATCAGTAACAGCACTTTCATGG GAACATTTGGAAAGCCTTTATGGAGGCCTCAACTGGACTCTCTCTCAAGTTGTAGACAGCCAGCAAACTGCCAACCAAAAACCTCCTGTAAAAATCCTCATGCCTCACTGGACTTTGAtgcagaggcagaggaagaTGGAAAGGAAAGGACAGTTTCTAGACGAGAAAATAGCATTTATGCTTACAAACAGTCCTTTGAAAACTTTAGGACCTCTACTTTCCAATCCTGTGATTTGGATACATAG